From the genome of Halodesulfovibrio sp. MK-HDV, one region includes:
- a CDS encoding ATP-binding protein, giving the protein MAAVYRKAIEKSQQAVGFSAKKVMIPSFFTKLGIWERLLLAFGAIAGMTVLAVLTALFLLDSSSEIFATITEKNLPELAQVADVAETGGQIIAIAPNLASAPDEETQKRIRADLDLLLLQFSREVGLLEHTNPQLRRGIDDLLGRLKDNLVSLQIVVTDRLREEKRLQKHMERLRWLYSDMLEEIEPLSQDLNYNLDAEIDRIRSAAGQGEKNISAAKLRSNRRFKKIVDRIGNNGDLLVSLLLQASSAQMDAQVDNLAALASDTIVSLRFSLEHYSDEASALTLHQVFSEVLTRAEGPDGVFALKKRIIANNIKGQDILAENARIVGQLRTVIRTVVTRTQAEALNAAAVTKGKLERARWAQLGLVFLSLILAVCVLWFYVRGSIVARLNALASSMQAIAGGELQYSIPEAGDDEIGKMAGALRVFRDTAQAVEEANSQAIIDNAAVGLVIADPDGTIRFFNMMAVSLFNADPQVMIGQNLSYFVSVPEEQAFCDACSLAFNSENNGQIVNVYQGVKSDGFEFPIEVVIRPVQQRNQRSLMITLHDVTEREKAQELLQKRVREKTDHLSVTNAKLRQEVKERRRVQDELVQAGKLAALGQLSAGIAHELNQPLSAIRYYLHNARLLLERGQIEVHQENIDKIDNLSARMATMINHLKKFARLPSNKLHPVEVVPVIEQSLALLTARIVEDNIVIEPRYKEQSYIITAEDIRLEQVLVNVFGNAIDAVGQQGEGERKISVDVIEAEETISIEITDTGAGIPPEVKESIFDPFYTTKEVGKGLGLGLSISYNIVKDMRGEISATNAATGGTKFILSFQKAAG; this is encoded by the coding sequence GTGGCAGCAGTTTATAGAAAAGCGATTGAAAAAAGCCAACAAGCTGTTGGATTCAGTGCAAAGAAAGTAATGATACCATCGTTTTTTACTAAATTAGGCATTTGGGAGCGACTGCTCCTTGCTTTTGGTGCAATTGCGGGGATGACTGTGCTGGCGGTTTTGACAGCGCTTTTTCTTTTGGACAGTTCAAGCGAAATCTTTGCAACAATTACAGAAAAAAACTTGCCGGAATTAGCGCAAGTCGCTGACGTGGCAGAGACTGGCGGACAAATTATTGCGATCGCGCCTAATCTTGCCTCGGCACCGGATGAAGAGACCCAAAAACGGATACGCGCAGATCTTGATTTGCTGTTGCTGCAATTCAGTCGTGAGGTAGGGCTTCTTGAACATACAAACCCTCAGCTTCGCCGTGGAATAGATGACCTGCTTGGGCGCTTGAAAGACAACCTTGTCTCATTGCAGATTGTTGTAACGGATCGGTTACGAGAGGAGAAGCGCCTCCAAAAGCATATGGAGCGCTTGCGCTGGCTTTATTCTGACATGCTTGAGGAGATTGAGCCGCTCAGTCAAGATTTAAACTATAATCTTGATGCTGAAATTGATCGAATCCGTAGCGCAGCAGGGCAGGGCGAGAAAAATATTTCAGCTGCAAAGCTTCGCTCCAATCGTCGGTTTAAAAAGATAGTTGATCGTATAGGTAATAATGGCGATCTGCTGGTGAGTTTATTGCTACAGGCTTCTTCTGCACAGATGGATGCTCAAGTTGATAACTTGGCTGCTCTTGCAAGTGACACCATTGTCTCTCTACGGTTTAGCCTCGAGCATTACTCGGACGAGGCAAGTGCGCTTACATTGCATCAGGTGTTTTCAGAAGTGCTGACTCGGGCTGAAGGGCCGGATGGTGTTTTTGCTTTAAAAAAGAGAATTATTGCAAATAATATCAAAGGGCAGGATATCCTTGCTGAGAATGCTCGAATTGTGGGGCAGCTGCGTACTGTCATCAGAACGGTTGTAACACGTACGCAGGCTGAAGCGTTGAATGCGGCGGCTGTGACCAAGGGCAAGTTGGAACGTGCCCGGTGGGCACAGCTTGGACTGGTTTTTTTAAGTTTGATTCTTGCCGTCTGTGTTTTGTGGTTTTATGTGCGCGGCAGTATTGTGGCGCGACTCAATGCCTTGGCGAGCAGTATGCAAGCCATTGCCGGAGGAGAACTACAATACAGCATACCGGAAGCTGGCGATGATGAAATTGGTAAGATGGCAGGTGCGCTGCGCGTCTTCCGCGACACTGCTCAGGCGGTAGAAGAGGCAAATTCTCAGGCTATTATTGATAACGCCGCGGTAGGACTTGTTATCGCTGACCCTGATGGAACCATTCGTTTTTTCAACATGATGGCTGTCAGCTTATTTAATGCTGATCCACAGGTGATGATCGGGCAGAACCTGTCTTATTTCGTGTCAGTACCGGAAGAGCAGGCATTTTGCGATGCGTGTTCTCTGGCATTTAATTCTGAGAATAACGGGCAGATCGTGAACGTGTATCAGGGCGTCAAAAGCGACGGTTTTGAATTTCCGATAGAGGTGGTCATTCGTCCTGTTCAGCAGCGGAACCAGCGAAGCTTGATGATTACCCTGCATGATGTGACAGAGCGTGAAAAGGCTCAGGAGCTATTGCAGAAGAGGGTGCGGGAAAAGACTGATCATTTGAGTGTAACAAACGCCAAACTCCGTCAGGAAGTTAAAGAACGTCGCAGGGTGCAGGATGAATTAGTGCAGGCCGGTAAATTGGCGGCTCTTGGTCAACTTTCAGCAGGAATTGCTCATGAGTTGAACCAGCCATTGTCTGCGATCCGCTATTATCTGCACAATGCCCGACTGCTTCTAGAGCGCGGACAGATTGAAGTTCATCAGGAAAACATCGACAAAATTGATAACCTGAGTGCAAGAATGGCCACGATGATCAATCACTTGAAAAAGTTTGCTCGTCTTCCTTCAAACAAGCTGCATCCGGTAGAAGTGGTTCCAGTTATCGAACAATCACTGGCTTTGCTTACGGCGAGAATTGTTGAAGATAACATTGTTATCGAACCGCGTTACAAAGAGCAGTCATACATCATTACCGCAGAAGATATTCGACTCGAGCAGGTGCTGGTTAATGTTTTTGGTAACGCCATTGATGCGGTGGGGCAACAGGGCGAAGGGGAACGAAAGATTTCTGTTGATGTTATTGAAGCAGAAGAAACCATTTCTATTGAAATTACCGATACAGGGGCGGGGATTCCGCCAGAAGTTAAAGAATCAATTTTTGACCCGTTTTATACGACCAAAGAGGTCGGTAAAGGACTCGGGCTTGGACTTTCTATTTCCTATAACATTGTGAAGGATATGAGAGGGGAGATTAGCGCCACTAATGCTGCAACTGGTGGTACTAAATTCATTCTTTCATTTCAAAAAGCTGCTGGATAA
- a CDS encoding tripartite tricarboxylate transporter substrate binding protein, with product MKRILALLMALVFAFPMYAMAEYPSKPITIVVPSKAGGSTDTTARIFINAAKNYWPDANFVVQNVPGSGGQKGFEAIARAKKDGHTIGLVFTTQIVSHIVSKRARYTLDSFHVMGNAVDDPLLIAVPKDSPITDLASFIKMAKENPLTVAVNGIGSDDFIAAKKFENKADITFNLLPTKGSTEQKALVLGGHVDASIMNLSQMQAQHKAGTARVIALLNAERSDVLPEVKTATEQGYTVNMTATRGFVAPAGIDKDILTKLDALLVKINSDPNFIADCKRNVYSQLPMSGEDYRTYLEGLQTETQSFYDKNPW from the coding sequence ATGAAAAGAATTTTAGCATTACTCATGGCACTCGTTTTTGCCTTCCCTATGTATGCTATGGCTGAATACCCAAGCAAGCCAATCACAATTGTTGTTCCTTCCAAAGCTGGTGGATCAACTGATACAACCGCTCGCATTTTTATTAATGCAGCAAAAAACTACTGGCCTGACGCTAATTTTGTAGTTCAGAACGTTCCTGGTTCTGGCGGTCAGAAAGGTTTTGAAGCTATCGCTCGTGCTAAAAAAGACGGCCACACCATCGGCTTAGTTTTTACCACTCAGATCGTATCTCACATTGTATCCAAACGTGCTCGCTACACTCTCGATAGCTTCCACGTAATGGGTAACGCTGTAGACGATCCATTACTCATTGCTGTTCCTAAAGACAGCCCGATCACCGATCTCGCTTCTTTCATCAAAATGGCAAAAGAGAACCCGCTGACCGTTGCTGTTAACGGCATTGGTTCCGATGACTTTATTGCTGCCAAAAAATTTGAAAACAAAGCTGATATAACTTTCAACCTTCTTCCAACAAAAGGTTCTACTGAGCAGAAAGCGCTGGTTCTTGGTGGCCATGTAGATGCAAGCATCATGAACCTTTCCCAGATGCAGGCACAGCACAAAGCGGGCACCGCTCGTGTTATCGCTCTCCTCAATGCAGAACGTTCCGACGTTCTTCCAGAGGTTAAAACTGCTACTGAACAGGGTTACACTGTAAACATGACTGCTACCCGCGGTTTTGTTGCACCTGCTGGCATCGATAAAGACATCCTTACCAAGCTTGATGCTCTTCTCGTGAAAATTAACAGCGATCCTAACTTCATCGCTGACTGCAAAAGAAACGTTTACAGCCAGCTGCCAATGTCCGGTGAAGACTACCGCACATACCTTGAAGGTCTTCAGACAGAAACACAGTCTTTCTACGACAAGAACCCTTGGTAA
- a CDS encoding sigma-54 dependent transcriptional regulator, translating to MTPIGEIFLVDDETEIRQACQQTFELEGYAIKTFSSGEEVLPHITPDWLGVVISDVKMPGMDGLTLLNRIRSIAPDLPVVILTGHGDVPMALDAIRSGAYDFLEKPAPPEYLIEVAKRALEARRLCLENRNLKQRLAVDFDLESRILGSSAEIKQLRQTVSSLASIDVDVLVLGETGVGKELTARSLHDCGNRQNGKFVPLNCCAIPGSLVESELFGHERGAFTNASSRRIGKIELAQGGTLFLDEVESMPLDIQVKLLRALQERVIERVGSNQLIPVDFRVVAASKIDLREAVSNGTFREDLFFRLNVARINVPPLRDRAEDVMPLLHYFMGVMADRFNRPAPDVAPEVNNRLQQYPWPGNVRELRNVAQQLVLGLPLDLSGENDAGSSDVPASGVAVLDELVERYEKQLIVDALVRNDGRVEKTAVELGIPRKRLYLRMRKYDLRKE from the coding sequence ATGACTCCGATTGGTGAAATTTTCTTAGTCGATGACGAAACTGAAATTCGACAGGCGTGTCAGCAGACCTTTGAGCTTGAAGGGTATGCGATAAAAACCTTTAGTTCTGGGGAAGAGGTTCTGCCGCATATTACTCCCGACTGGCTCGGGGTGGTAATCAGTGATGTCAAAATGCCGGGGATGGACGGGCTTACACTTTTGAATCGCATCAGGAGTATTGCGCCTGATCTTCCGGTAGTGATTTTAACAGGCCATGGCGATGTGCCAATGGCTCTGGATGCAATCCGTTCCGGAGCGTATGATTTTTTAGAAAAGCCAGCACCGCCTGAATACTTGATTGAGGTCGCTAAACGTGCGTTAGAGGCTCGTCGTCTTTGTCTTGAGAACCGTAATTTGAAACAGCGTCTTGCTGTCGATTTCGATTTGGAATCACGGATTCTCGGTTCGTCTGCTGAGATCAAACAGTTGCGTCAGACTGTAAGTTCATTGGCATCGATTGATGTAGATGTCCTTGTGTTAGGCGAAACTGGTGTAGGCAAAGAGCTTACAGCCCGTTCGTTGCATGATTGCGGAAATAGACAGAACGGCAAATTTGTTCCGTTGAACTGCTGCGCTATACCGGGCAGCTTGGTGGAGAGCGAATTATTCGGTCATGAGCGCGGTGCTTTTACCAACGCTTCCAGTCGACGAATTGGTAAGATTGAACTCGCTCAGGGCGGAACTCTTTTTCTCGATGAAGTTGAGTCCATGCCTCTTGATATACAGGTTAAACTGTTACGAGCATTGCAGGAACGTGTGATCGAACGTGTGGGTAGTAACCAGCTTATCCCTGTAGATTTCAGAGTCGTTGCTGCGTCTAAAATTGATTTGCGTGAAGCTGTCAGTAATGGAACATTCCGAGAAGATTTATTTTTCCGTCTTAATGTTGCCCGAATAAATGTCCCGCCGTTACGCGACAGGGCTGAAGATGTTATGCCGTTGCTTCATTACTTTATGGGCGTGATGGCAGATCGTTTTAATAGACCGGCACCAGACGTCGCGCCAGAAGTGAACAACCGCCTTCAGCAGTATCCATGGCCGGGGAATGTGCGCGAGCTGCGTAACGTAGCTCAGCAGCTGGTTCTTGGCTTACCGTTGGATCTTTCCGGTGAGAACGATGCTGGTTCAAGCGATGTTCCCGCCTCCGGTGTTGCCGTTCTTGATGAACTTGTAGAACGCTATGAAAAGCAACTTATTGTTGATGCGTTGGTTCGTAATGACGGGCGCGTTGAGAAGACCGCAGTAGAGCTGGGAATTCCGCGAAAACGATTGTATTTACGAATGCGAAAGTACGATCTGCGAAAAGAATAG
- a CDS encoding tripartite tricarboxylate transporter permease — protein MILESIYSLMAPLPLLAVVLGTISGVIIGGMPGLTATMAVALLIPVTFTLDPLIGLVLMGGVYCGAMYGGSIPAILLRTPGTPAAVATALEGYPMTQQGRAGLALKISVIASCVGGVFSTIILLILAPILATFALSFGPPEYFLLAILGLAGLVSMADEKTGLIKSLISGVIGLIIAVVGTDPISGMLRYTAGLTDLYDGVAFMPVLIGLFSISQMLSLTGKRSVVDNAALVTEIKREPMPKGIFKYISIGSLTGTLVGILPGEGATIAAFLSYNIARRRSKTPELFGKGNPEGIAAAEAGNNGCVGGSLIPTLTLGIPGNSVAAALLGGLLVHGLIPGPELFTTYGSMTYAFIFSLFIANIVFLILGLYMAPYFARIALTPTELLIPVVCLFSVLGSYSMNNSVLDVFLCLLFGLGAVLLHKTGFSLGALILGLILGPIAETGFAQALIMSRGSAAIFFKSPQAIVLWFIIFLLLVPPLINILKKHRTKSV, from the coding sequence ATGATCTTAGAATCAATATATTCCCTGATGGCACCTTTGCCATTGCTTGCTGTAGTTCTTGGAACTATTTCCGGCGTAATCATCGGCGGTATGCCGGGTCTGACAGCGACTATGGCAGTTGCGCTACTAATCCCTGTCACCTTTACCCTTGATCCACTCATCGGTCTTGTTCTTATGGGTGGCGTCTACTGTGGTGCCATGTACGGCGGCTCTATTCCAGCAATTCTCCTGCGCACACCGGGCACTCCGGCAGCAGTTGCAACCGCACTGGAAGGCTACCCGATGACACAGCAAGGTCGTGCGGGCTTGGCGCTTAAAATTTCTGTTATTGCCAGTTGCGTCGGGGGGGTATTCTCAACAATCATTTTGTTAATTTTGGCTCCAATCCTTGCAACCTTTGCACTCTCTTTTGGACCGCCAGAATACTTCCTGCTTGCGATTCTCGGACTCGCGGGTCTTGTTTCCATGGCTGACGAAAAGACCGGCCTTATCAAGTCCCTTATCTCCGGTGTGATTGGTTTGATCATTGCTGTTGTCGGCACTGATCCTATCTCCGGAATGCTCCGCTACACAGCAGGACTGACAGACTTATACGACGGTGTCGCATTTATGCCGGTACTCATCGGCCTGTTCTCTATTTCGCAGATGCTTTCCCTGACCGGTAAAAGAAGTGTTGTAGATAACGCTGCACTCGTTACCGAGATCAAGCGTGAGCCTATGCCAAAAGGTATTTTCAAATACATCAGCATCGGTTCTCTTACCGGTACTCTTGTAGGAATTTTGCCTGGTGAAGGTGCAACAATTGCGGCGTTTCTTTCCTATAACATCGCAAGACGCCGTTCTAAAACTCCTGAGCTGTTCGGCAAGGGTAATCCAGAAGGTATTGCAGCTGCGGAAGCAGGCAACAATGGCTGCGTAGGCGGTTCGTTGATTCCTACTCTTACGCTTGGCATTCCCGGCAACAGTGTTGCTGCGGCATTGCTTGGTGGCTTGCTGGTTCACGGTCTGATTCCGGGTCCAGAGCTATTCACCACCTACGGGTCAATGACCTATGCATTCATCTTCTCTCTGTTCATTGCCAACATCGTATTTTTGATTCTGGGACTGTACATGGCACCGTACTTTGCAAGAATCGCACTCACCCCAACTGAGCTGCTGATTCCTGTTGTTTGCCTGTTTTCAGTTCTTGGTTCTTACTCAATGAACAACAGTGTGCTTGATGTCTTCCTCTGTCTGCTTTTCGGCCTTGGAGCTGTTCTTCTGCACAAAACAGGCTTCTCCCTTGGCGCACTTATCCTCGGACTTATTCTTGGACCAATTGCCGAAACAGGCTTTGCACAGGCGCTTATTATGAGCAGAGGTAGCGCAGCTATCTTCTTTAAAAGCCCGCAAGCAATTGTACTGTGGTTCATCATCTTCCTGCTGTTAGTGCCACCACTCATCAATATTCTCAAAAAGCATCGTACAAAGTCAGTGTAA
- a CDS encoding ABC transporter substrate-binding protein: MNVGFLRGVRYVCWCMVGVVCALLFCGIVPAAAKAVQSSSLRIITSYPPDFYEPFIERFKSLHPEIKVSILNKKTASAVAELLRGNNRNFDVFWSSSPDAFEILKQGNMLRHTERARQYKAMRVEGFSVDDPDGYFYGFALSSVGWMWNDSYLKNENIDAPKRWQDLEDSKYYSHVVMSTPLRSGTTHLIVESLLQKMGWEKGWAYLLRMSGNLVTLSARSFSVTEGVKSGLYGVGLVIDILGRAPDVKDVKFRYGEPVLLMPAGIGALKNSVNSREAEIFIDFMLSPEGQAVLLKPQIRRLPVAQQMYDSGKLAQSQLFKLIKEGKAKPYNSSLSQVRYNLVNNLFEEFITYKLLERRQLWKRLLLLESQYAANDPYFLSVKKKTHSLLSEIPVTYKQSLDPVYNAIFFNLFTGTPRSPEQQQQIEQWQQFIEKRLKKANKLLDSVQRK; the protein is encoded by the coding sequence ATGAACGTTGGCTTCTTAAGGGGAGTTCGATACGTCTGCTGGTGTATGGTCGGAGTCGTTTGTGCTCTACTTTTTTGCGGGATTGTACCTGCTGCGGCGAAAGCCGTTCAATCGTCTTCTTTGCGAATAATTACTTCTTATCCTCCCGATTTTTATGAACCGTTTATTGAACGGTTTAAGTCTCTCCATCCTGAAATCAAGGTTTCGATTTTAAATAAAAAGACGGCTTCTGCCGTTGCTGAGTTGTTGCGTGGAAATAACAGAAACTTTGATGTGTTCTGGTCATCGTCACCCGATGCATTTGAAATTTTGAAACAGGGCAACATGCTGAGGCACACAGAGCGGGCGCGGCAGTATAAAGCAATGCGTGTTGAAGGATTTTCTGTAGATGATCCTGACGGCTATTTTTACGGATTTGCGTTGTCCAGCGTTGGGTGGATGTGGAACGATTCATATTTAAAAAATGAAAACATTGATGCTCCGAAACGCTGGCAGGACTTAGAAGATTCAAAATATTACAGCCATGTGGTCATGTCGACCCCTTTGCGGTCAGGAACGACACATCTTATTGTAGAAAGTCTTTTGCAGAAGATGGGGTGGGAAAAAGGCTGGGCGTATCTGCTACGCATGTCCGGTAACCTTGTAACTCTTTCTGCTCGTAGCTTTAGTGTGACAGAGGGGGTTAAGAGCGGACTGTATGGTGTGGGACTGGTCATCGATATTCTGGGTCGTGCGCCGGATGTAAAGGATGTGAAGTTTCGATACGGCGAACCTGTTCTTTTGATGCCTGCGGGGATTGGGGCACTAAAAAACAGTGTGAATTCTCGTGAAGCAGAAATTTTTATAGACTTTATGCTGTCGCCGGAAGGGCAAGCTGTTCTGCTTAAGCCGCAGATTCGTCGTCTTCCTGTTGCTCAGCAGATGTACGACAGCGGCAAACTTGCACAGTCTCAATTGTTCAAATTGATCAAGGAAGGCAAGGCAAAGCCGTACAATTCTTCCTTGTCGCAGGTGCGCTACAACCTCGTGAATAATCTGTTTGAAGAATTTATTACATATAAGTTGTTAGAGCGGCGTCAGCTTTGGAAGCGTTTGCTTTTGTTGGAAAGTCAATATGCTGCGAATGATCCGTATTTTCTTTCAGTAAAGAAAAAGACGCACAGTTTGCTTAGTGAGATTCCTGTAACTTACAAGCAGAGTCTGGACCCTGTGTACAATGCAATATTTTTTAATTTGTTTACGGGAACACCGAGAAGTCCAGAACAACAGCAGCAGATAGAGCAGTGGCAGCAGTTTATAGAAAAGCGATTGAAAAAAGCCAACAAGCTGTTGGATTCAGTGCAAAGAAAGTAA
- a CDS encoding tripartite tricarboxylate transporter TctB family protein, which produces MTKRFAELLLLGGFLVLAVLLYNSTAAYPKFVQGSTAAYVRFLGISLGILCLTELFFASKKKGQDNQKAPLNMADAPRRFWGLCILLFVYAASFEFLGFYLASAVFLPVAMLLLGARKPILISLTSGGILLFVYLVFEKLLGVFLPTSSLFG; this is translated from the coding sequence ATGACAAAAAGATTTGCTGAGTTATTGCTTCTCGGCGGATTTTTGGTACTTGCGGTGCTGCTTTACAACAGCACCGCAGCGTACCCAAAATTCGTTCAGGGCTCGACAGCCGCATATGTTCGCTTTTTGGGAATTTCTCTTGGCATTCTATGCCTTACAGAGCTGTTCTTTGCGTCCAAAAAAAAAGGACAGGACAACCAAAAGGCACCTCTTAACATGGCAGACGCTCCCCGCCGATTCTGGGGACTATGCATCCTGTTATTTGTCTATGCTGCCTCATTTGAGTTCTTAGGATTCTATCTGGCATCAGCAGTTTTTCTTCCGGTAGCTATGCTTCTACTTGGAGCACGAAAACCAATTCTTATCAGCCTGACCTCTGGAGGAATTTTACTTTTCGTCTACCTCGTTTTCGAAAAATTGCTTGGAGTTTTTCTCCCGACAAGTAGCTTGTTCGGATAA
- a CDS encoding L-serine ammonia-lyase, iron-sulfur-dependent, subunit alpha, whose product MKKLPSSIFNDVIGPVMVGPSSSHTAGPARIGYLAGQLCGGRLSCVKVMFETNGSFAMTYKGQKSDQGLAAGLLGMLPQDPRLSDALSLIKAKGIELVVEVKDFEADHPNTVLLELMDENGGTVSVSGLSIGGGCIELNEINECPVSLAGDYYELVILQSGSSASSMKSVCDDVESLLREANVVAHGNSISENGKADDTWRGVIVIHTRQQVPQNLLDTIKLRFSDASVRNITPVMPVLASADCEVPFTRAAAMLDWCAEHDAPLWKAAALYEAARGGVSVSEVLEMMERIIRVMEEAVAIGLAGDFTMKGFLSPSASKLRDAVMNGKFIPTGMLDMATVMSVAVMELNAAMGCVVAAPTAGSCGVLPAAVFSMLDQLEVPQDSRVETAAKAMLVAGLIGVFINEQATFAAEVCGCQAECGSAASMAAAAMVEMAGGSTEAACNAAALAMQNSLGLICDPVAEQVEVPCIGRNVAAVSNAVTAANIAMYGFRGTLPLDEVICAMWEVGNALPDTLCCTGKGGLCTTPSGIRLKEEVDKRMFGSKP is encoded by the coding sequence ATGAAAAAATTACCATCAAGCATTTTTAATGACGTAATTGGTCCTGTTATGGTCGGGCCATCCAGTTCTCATACAGCCGGCCCTGCCCGTATCGGCTACCTTGCAGGGCAATTGTGCGGCGGCAGGCTCTCATGTGTGAAAGTGATGTTTGAAACGAATGGTTCCTTTGCCATGACATATAAGGGGCAAAAGTCTGATCAGGGTTTGGCCGCAGGTTTGTTGGGGATGCTCCCGCAAGACCCGCGCTTGTCTGATGCGCTTTCTCTTATCAAGGCAAAGGGAATTGAACTGGTCGTTGAGGTAAAAGATTTTGAAGCCGATCACCCTAACACTGTCTTGTTGGAATTGATGGATGAGAATGGCGGAACTGTTTCTGTAAGCGGTCTGTCAATCGGTGGAGGGTGCATTGAGCTGAATGAGATAAATGAATGTCCAGTTTCTTTGGCTGGCGACTACTACGAACTTGTAATTTTACAGTCAGGCAGCAGTGCTTCTTCTATGAAGAGTGTGTGTGATGACGTGGAGTCGTTGTTACGTGAGGCGAATGTTGTCGCGCATGGTAATAGTATAAGCGAAAACGGCAAAGCTGATGATACATGGCGAGGCGTTATTGTTATTCACACACGACAACAGGTTCCACAGAATCTGTTGGATACAATAAAGCTCCGTTTTAGTGATGCCAGTGTTCGTAACATTACTCCGGTAATGCCTGTGCTTGCATCTGCTGACTGCGAGGTGCCGTTCACCCGCGCTGCGGCAATGCTGGATTGGTGTGCAGAACATGATGCACCGCTATGGAAAGCTGCTGCGTTGTATGAGGCAGCCCGCGGAGGGGTGAGTGTCTCTGAAGTGTTAGAAATGATGGAACGAATAATTCGAGTGATGGAAGAAGCGGTTGCAATTGGTCTGGCTGGTGACTTTACAATGAAGGGTTTCCTGAGCCCTTCTGCAAGCAAACTTCGCGATGCTGTGATGAATGGCAAATTTATTCCAACCGGTATGCTGGACATGGCCACCGTGATGTCCGTGGCTGTGATGGAGCTTAATGCGGCGATGGGCTGTGTAGTGGCTGCGCCGACTGCTGGTTCTTGTGGTGTGCTGCCTGCGGCGGTGTTCAGTATGCTTGATCAGCTTGAGGTGCCGCAAGATTCTAGAGTGGAAACAGCAGCAAAGGCAATGCTTGTTGCCGGACTTATCGGCGTGTTTATTAATGAGCAGGCAACATTTGCAGCAGAAGTATGTGGCTGTCAGGCAGAATGTGGTTCCGCAGCCAGTATGGCCGCAGCGGCAATGGTTGAAATGGCTGGCGGATCAACAGAAGCAGCTTGTAATGCTGCGGCACTGGCTATGCAGAATTCATTGGGACTCATTTGTGATCCTGTGGCAGAGCAGGTGGAAGTTCCTTGCATCGGTCGTAACGTCGCTGCAGTCAGCAACGCTGTAACTGCCGCTAACATTGCGATGTACGGATTCCGCGGAACATTACCTCTTGATGAAGTTATCTGCGCTATGTGGGAAGTGGGAAATGCATTGCCGGATACGTTGTGCTGTACCGGTAAGGGCGGTTTGTGCACCACTCCGTCAGGTATTAGGCTTAAGGAAGAAGTGGATAAGAGAATGTTTGGCTCGAAGCCTTAA
- a CDS encoding substrate-binding domain-containing protein, whose translation MRKLFIIALLLFALPLTATANDCKATYGNGNTVFTLATGSPGELGLLEALADKFNSTNDTTMCWKKAGSGKSLKLLKAGKVDIVMVHAPAAEKKAVADGWAGMRTLIGSNEFYVVGPVADPANIAKAQSVAEAYGNIAKAGALFYSRGDNSGTHKKELRIWKKANIAPKGKWYQTTHEFMQATLLKADRNKGYFMTDSSTWVATKKDIKNLKVLFKGDPMLINTYHALLSPTGPQAKVTKKFIELLKGEEGQNLLRTFGKAEHGEAMYNDAAYASQYDH comes from the coding sequence ATGCGCAAACTCTTTATCATCGCCCTGTTACTGTTCGCCCTTCCGCTCACAGCAACAGCAAATGATTGCAAAGCCACATACGGCAATGGCAACACTGTCTTCACGCTTGCAACAGGAAGTCCCGGCGAATTGGGTCTTCTTGAAGCATTAGCTGACAAGTTTAACAGCACAAACGACACCACTATGTGTTGGAAAAAAGCTGGATCAGGAAAATCCTTAAAGCTTCTTAAGGCAGGAAAAGTAGACATCGTCATGGTTCATGCTCCGGCTGCTGAGAAAAAAGCTGTTGCTGATGGCTGGGCTGGAATGCGTACCCTCATTGGTTCAAACGAATTTTACGTGGTTGGGCCAGTTGCTGACCCTGCAAACATCGCAAAGGCTCAATCCGTAGCTGAAGCGTACGGTAACATTGCCAAAGCAGGTGCACTGTTCTACTCACGTGGCGATAATTCAGGCACGCACAAAAAAGAACTCAGAATCTGGAAAAAAGCCAACATCGCTCCGAAAGGAAAATGGTACCAGACTACCCATGAATTCATGCAGGCTACTTTGCTTAAAGCTGACCGTAACAAAGGTTACTTTATGACTGACTCTTCCACATGGGTTGCCACAAAAAAGGATATCAAAAACCTTAAAGTACTCTTCAAGGGCGATCCTATGTTGATCAACACATATCACGCTCTGCTTTCACCTACAGGCCCACAGGCAAAAGTTACAAAGAAATTTATCGAATTGCTCAAAGGCGAGGAAGGCCAGAACTTACTCAGAACCTTCGGTAAAGCTGAACACGGTGAAGCCATGTACAACGATGCAGCCTACGCATCTCAGTACGATCATTAA